Proteins co-encoded in one Aspergillus flavus chromosome 2, complete sequence genomic window:
- a CDS encoding 3-demethylubiquinone-9 3-methyltransferase (unnamed protein product), protein MTNLRPTIRKATSLLRHLNSPHRAHSTSVSADELSHFSSLANSWWDPMGPSRVLHLMNPLRHDFIASCLFDSLPPPRASAPETSTPVNNLRYLDVGCGGGIFAESLARTIPTNANSPSQTVTQAASITAIDPTSALIKIARDHARMDPKVEAHLRDGKFTYKNCTLEDIVASQRETPEDEKFDIVTLFEVLEHVDSNAASSPLAFLTNCLRVLRPGGWLVGSTIARTFPSFLVNQVIAEAPWPIGVVPRGTHEWSKFVNPDELYAWAQEGLMRSQDGASLRAGGDALQGMRWKCSGVMYFPGIGWKLVPGSENWGNYFWAIRKGL, encoded by the coding sequence ATGACCAACCTCCGACCAACCATCCGCAAGGCCAcctccctcctccgccaTCTCAACTCCCCTCACCGAGCGCACTCCACCTCCGTCTCCGCCGATGAACTATCTCACTTCTCCTCGCTCGCCAACAGCTGGTGGGATCCCATGGGCCCCAGCCGGGTCCTCCATCTCATGAACCCCCTCCGCCACGACTTCATCGCATCTTGCCTATTCGACAGCCTCCCACCGCCACGCGCCAGCGCACCCGAGACCTCCACCCCAGTCAACAACCTCCGCTACCTCGATGTCggctgcggcggcggcatcTTCGCCGAATCCCTGGCCCGCACGATCCCCACGAACGCAAACAGCCCCTCCCAAACAGTCACGCAAGCAGCGTCCATAACAGCCATCGACCCAACTTCAGCACTCATCAAAATCGCCCGCGACCACGCGCGCATGGATCCCAAAGTCGAAGCGCATCTCCGCGACGGCAAATTCACCTACAAAAACTGCACGCTGGAGGACATCGTCGCATCGCAGCGTGAGACGCCCGAGGATGAGAAGTTTGACATAGTCACGCTCTTTGAGGTCCTTGAGCATGTCGACTCCAATGCCGCTTCGTCGCCTCTTGCCTTTTTGACGAACTGTCTTCGGGTCCTTCGTCCtggtggttggttggttgggtCGACTATTGCGCGCACGTTCCCTTCGTTCCTCGTCAACCAGGTCATTGCTGAGGCGCCGTGGCCGATTGGTGTTGTGCCGAGGGGGACGCACGAGTGGAGCAAGTTTGTTAACCCTGATGAGCTGTATGCTTGGGCTCAGGAGGGCCTGATGCGGAGTCAGGATGGAGCGTCGCTGCGTGCTGGAGGTGATGCGTTGCAAGGTATGAGGTGGAAGTGTTCCGGAGTGATGTATTTCCCCGGTATAGGCTGGAAGTTGGTTCCTGGATCGGAGAATTGGGGGAACTATTTCTGGGCTATCAGGAAGGGGCTTTGA
- a CDS encoding cytoplasmic Zn-finger protein, with product MPSYFYHLVIELFARPSSDSRGAFHSADDPSPTSLAFDSICEALQPIQKRSRRSARYHPNGKLPSSSTLLSSDACSLNSVVQTVHPTTPRLYTKSPTSAPDFEKDPRLDKLSVECIDMIPSDQEAIASKRAGRRSDPRDNLVATGIGTDILGGLRTRGKYIPLDQQTPDSVWGIVHLYRDAQETPYLVEEDYPSYLKGSAAARQPYDELGGGSNPRQDVQVGEQSSFLYPDDDCTTLCILAVPSYMSPSDFLGFVGEASMDDVSHFRMIRTARANRYMVLLKFRSGKKAKEWQKEWNGKVFNSMEPETCHVVFVKSVEVQVVDSQAQHGGTATHQNTLLSHSATSPQRATISSTGQSSSIPSATLSTRPLAPPTPALVELPTCPVCLERMDETTGLLTIICQHVFHCTCLQKWKGSGCPVCRYTQDEFRRSSQGALYEDEPAECSVCHSDINLWICLICGVVGCGRYDGAHAFDHYKETSHAFAMDLATQRVWDYVGDAYVHRIIQSKTDGKLVELPAADNSALDPPDWTDAVPREKLENMSVEYTHLLTSQLESQRAYFEEIVERAVDKASQASAAAASAQEAAEKATANFRSLHTQYDKLENETLPNLERDKTRAEKRAEKFEGMARKMEKEWREEKTMNESLMQRIEHLTSEVESLKATNADLTEQNRDLTFFISGSERLKNESEDIVQGTVSVPEPQTNKKKGKGKGRR from the exons ATGCCCTCATATTTTTACCACCTTGTGATTGAATTATTTGCACGCCCTTCATCTGATTCCCGAGGCGCCTTCCACAGTGCGGACGATCCGTCTCCAACTTCATTAGCCTTTGACTCCATATGTGAAGCTTTACAGCCAATTCAGAAGCGGTCGCGACGCTCAGCCCGCTATCATCCGAACGGAAAACTCCCAAGCTCTTCGACGCTTCTTTCTAGCGACGCTTGCAGCTTGAATTCCGTAGTCCAGACTGTACATCCCACTACCCCTCGCCTTTATACGAAATCGCCGACCAGCGCCCCCGATTTTGAGAAGGACCCGAGATTGGATAAACTTTCAGTCGAGTGCATTGATATGATACCCTCGGACCAGGAGGCAATAGCCTCGAAGCGGGCTGGTAGACGAAGCGATCCCAGGGATAACCTCGTTGCAACAGGAATCGGCACTGATATTCTCGGGGGTCTACGTACGAGGGGCAAATACATACCGCTCGACCAACAAACCCCCGATAGTGTCTGGGGAATAGTGCATCTGTACCGAGATGCACAGGAGACGCCGTATTTAGTTGAGGAGGATTATCCTTCGTACCTAAAAGGATCCGCTGCTGCGAGACAACCGTACGATGAACTGGGCGGGGGCTCTAACCCACGTCAGGACGTGCAGGTGGGGGAACAATCTTCCTTCCTGTATCCAGACGATGACTGCACGACTTTGTGTATACTCGCCGTTCCGTCATATATGTCACCATCGGATTTTCTGGGATTTGTGGGTGAGGCAAGCATGGATGACGTGAGCCATTTCCGGATGATTAGGACCGCCAGAGCCAATCGGTATATGGTTCTGTTGAAGTTTCGCAGCGGGAAGAAGGCTAAGGAATGGCAGAAGGAATGGAATGGGAAGGTCTTCAATAGCATGGAG CCTGAAACATGCCATGTCGTATTCGTGAAATCAGTGGAGGTTCAAGTCGTGGATTCACAAGCACAGCACGGGGGTACGGCCACTCATCAGAACACTCTCTTATCTCATTCTGCGACCAGTCCCCAGCGTGCAACCATATCCTCTACAGGACAATCTAGTTCCATACCATCAGCCACACTATCTACGAGACCTTTAGCACCTCCCACACCAGCCCTCGTGGAGCTGCCAACATGCCCTGTCTGTCTAGAACGCATGGATGAGACCACTGGCCTGCTTACGATAATCTGTCAACATGTTTTCCATTGTACATGCCTGCAGAAGTGGAAGGGTAGTGGGTGTCCCGTCTGTCGCTACACACAAGACGAGTTCCGCAGAAGCAGTCAGGGCGCACTCTACGAAGACGAACCGGCTGAATGCAGTGTGTGCCATTCCGACATCAACCTTTGGATTTGCCTGATCTGCGGGGTTGTCGGTTGCGGTCGCTACGATGGCGCGCATGCTTTTGATCACTACAAAGAAACCTCCCACGCGTTTGCCATGGACCTCGCTACGCAACGTGTCTGGGACTATGTGGGTGACGCATATGTTCACCGCATCATACAAAGCAAAACCGACGGCAAACTTGTAGAGCTCCCGGCCGCGGACAACAGTGCGCTCGACCCGCCAGACTGGACAGACGCAGTACCCCGGGAAAAGCTAGAAAATATGAGTGTGGAGTACACCCATCTACTTACAAGCCAGCTGGAGAGTCAGCGAGCATATTTTGAGGAGATCGTCGAGCGAGCTGTTGACAAGGCATCCCAGGCCAGCGCAGCCGCAGCTTCGGCGCAGGAAGCAGCCGAGAAAGCCACCGCGAACTTTCGCTCATTGCACACACAATACGATAAACTGGAAAATGAGACATTACCCAACCTCGAACGAGACAAGACCCGTGCCGAGAAACGTGCAGAGAAGTTCGAGGGGATGGCGCGCAAAATGGAAAAGGAGTggcgagaagagaaaactATGAATGAAAGTTTGATGCAACGCATTGAACACCTGACTTCCGAAGTAGAAAGTCTCAAGGCGACGAATGCAGACTTGACCGAGCAAAACAGGGACCTCACATTCTTCATTAGCGGCTCTGAACGGCTGAAGAATGAAAGCGAGGATATCGTCCAGGGTACTGTCAGTGTTCCTGAGCCCCAAactaacaaaaagaaaggcaagggGAAGGGACGAAGATAA